A single region of the Babesia bovis T2Bo apicoplast, complete genome genome encodes:
- a CDS encoding Ribosomal Proteins L2 C-terminal domain family protein: MTIFTIRWNKKIGKNCKGRIIVRHKKSGYSNHYIPVDRNYFNKVCSNNFYFILKNIKINNVFRNSKLILSVCIKGPIQGESRYILKPYKKTYGDFIKYYNRSIKTEGDVDLLDNFSVGNKIYNIYINTMQSYKLCTSALSYAIIISKYENFIILKLPSGKTIRISNSDLASYAFSDKIEEPKYKTAGYKIKLGRRPKVRGTAMNACDHPHGGGEGKAPIGRKTIYSFTGRKCKGVKTVKITK, from the coding sequence ATGACAATATTTACTATACGTTGGAATAAAAAAATAGGAAAAAACTGTAAAGGTAGAATCATAGTAAGACATAAAAAATCTGGATACAGTAATCATTATATACCTGTAGACAGAAACTATTTCAATAAAGTGTGCTCTAATAATTTTTATTTTATTCTTAAAAATATAAAAATTAATAATGTTTTTAGAAATTCTAAATTAATATTAAGTGTATGTATAAAAGGGCCTATACAAGGAGAATCTAGGTATATACTTAAACCTTATAAAAAAACATACGGAGATTTTATCAAGTACTATAACAGAAGTATTAAAACTGAAGGAGATGTAGACCTGTTGGATAATTTTTCTGTTGGCAACAAAATTTATAATATATACATAAATACAATGCAATCTTATAAATTGTGCACTTCTGCTTTATCGTACGCTATAATTATATCTAAATACGAGAATTTTATTATATTAAAGCTACCTTCAGGAAAAACTATTAGAATAAGTAACAGTGATTTGGCTTCGTATGCTTTTTCAGACAAGATAGAAGAGCCAAAATACAAAACAGCTGGATATAAAATTAAATTAGGTCGTAGGCCTAAAGTGAGAGGAACAGCTATGAATGCCTGTGACCACCCACACGGAGGTGGAGAAGGGAAAGCTCCTATAGGTAGGAAAACTATATACTCTTTTACAGGTAGAAAGTGTAAAGGAGTTAAAACTGTAAAAATTACAAAATGA
- a CDS encoding Ribosomal protein L14p/L23e family protein, with amino-acid sequence MINIHTVFKPSDNSGFKKAKCLGSLGNVKKLHLNSICISVVKSCKKKSRLVRKSDIIKTLVTHTKIYNFNKYRGVKFHNNSLILLNKKYSTSYSIDDRNRFKDTSSIKLIGIIPTAVLKNLIKFKTNLKKAIFI; translated from the coding sequence ATGATTAACATACACACAGTTTTTAAACCTTCAGATAATAGTGGGTTTAAAAAGGCTAAATGTTTAGGAAGTTTAGGTAATGTGAAAAAATTACATTTAAACAGTATATGTATATCTGTAGTTAAATCATGTAAAAAAAAGTCTAGACTTGTTAGAAAATCTGACATAATAAAAACACTTGTTACTCACACTAAAATATACAATTTTAATAAATATAGAGGTGTTAAATTTCATAATAATTCTTTAATTTTACTTAATAAAAAATACTCTACATCTTATAGTATAGACGATAGAAATAGATTTAAAGATACTTCTAGTATAAAACTTATAGGTATAATACCAACAGCCGTATTAAAAAATTTAATTAAATTTAAAACTAATTTAAAAAAAGCTATATTTATATAA
- a CDS encoding Ribosomal protein S8 family protein — translation MLTNNKFPLNIQNKHLVELIYKKCILLNYMDSYNFIKINDKIYKSDVSANIKHMYIKNFYKISSHIYLKHKEIKNMNKNLKSGVLLLSTPIGILTSKKAEILRTGGVLICYIS, via the coding sequence ATGCTAACTAACAATAAATTCCCATTAAATATACAAAATAAACATTTAGTAGAACTTATATATAAAAAGTGTATTTTATTAAATTATATGGATTCTTATAATTTTATTAAAATAAACGATAAAATATATAAATCTGATGTTAGTGCTAATATTAAACATATGTATATAAAAAATTTTTACAAAATATCTAGTCATATATATTTAAAACATAAAGAAATAAAAAATATGAACAAAAATTTAAAATCAGGAGTTTTACTGTTATCTACCCCTATCGGTATTTTAACTAGTAAAAAGGCTGAAATACTTAGAACAGGAGGAGTATTAATTTGTTATATATCATAA
- a CDS encoding putative integral membrane protein, giving the protein MIIKYFKSYKNKHFNSVKFTYIIDKYTKNINMSFMCIKTKKNSNILALNNTIFKNFTVNPIFIYKNKYKFFMFVKSFVSKFYSAINSLFDLNVINIQILSIFYKVVIIHNKLIIKINNFINIIIYITDIEQVKVSIQYTTPTLVSISSYNKSFINSLSSVIVNCKKFNVYTNKGIKYLDQNIKLKKIIKLRKR; this is encoded by the coding sequence ATGATTATTAAATATTTTAAAAGTTATAAAAATAAACATTTTAATTCTGTTAAATTTACTTACATTATAGATAAATATACAAAAAACATTAACATGTCTTTTATGTGTATTAAAACTAAAAAAAATTCAAATATATTAGCACTTAATAATACAATTTTTAAAAATTTTACTGTTAATCCTATTTTTATTTACAAAAATAAATATAAATTTTTTATGTTTGTTAAATCATTTGTATCTAAATTTTATTCTGCCATAAATTCATTATTTGACCTTAACGTTATAAATATACAAATTTTAAGTATATTTTATAAAGTTGTAATTATACATAATAAACTTATAATTAAAATAAATAATTTTATAAACATTATAATTTACATAACAGATATAGAACAGGTTAAAGTAAGTATACAATATACAACTCCTACATTAGTTTCTATTTCTTCTTATAATAAATCTTTTATAAATAGTTTAAGTAGCGTTATAGTTAATTGTAAGAAGTTCAATGTTTACACTAATAAAGGTATTAAATATTTAGATCAAAATATAAAATTGAAAAAAATTATAAAACTAAGAAAAAGATAA
- a CDS encoding Ribosomal protein L16p/L10e family protein, producing MANLRHIFNKKYNNNHSIKLQKINRNNKLHYGDWGIISCEEGVVTPNQIETVRCLLSKSIKHIGKMWTKILPDKLVTRRPKDSRMGSGKGKPHVWVFVVRPGDILFEATQIPLYSLIKTFKLLRHKLPIKTKLIYKNGIYSN from the coding sequence ATGGCAAATTTAAGGCATATATTTAATAAAAAATACAATAATAATCATAGTATAAAGTTACAAAAAATAAATAGAAATAATAAGCTTCACTACGGAGACTGGGGTATAATATCTTGTGAAGAAGGTGTTGTTACACCTAATCAAATAGAGACTGTTAGGTGCCTATTGTCTAAAAGTATAAAACATATAGGTAAAATGTGGACTAAAATACTTCCAGATAAGCTTGTAACACGTAGACCTAAGGACTCAAGAATGGGTTCAGGTAAAGGTAAGCCACATGTGTGGGTTTTTGTGGTTAGGCCTGGAGATATACTTTTTGAAGCTACACAAATACCTTTATATAGCCTTATAAAAACTTTTAAGTTATTGAGGCATAAACTTCCCATAAAAACTAAATTAATATATAAAAATGGTATCTACAGTAATTAA
- a CDS encoding Ribosomal protein S3 C-terminal domain family protein, translating into MTKSISPIIFRQNLFLNSTINKIHIKLYKTLNYLNYFKFFQLILNTIYMYKKTLKKIRINRKFLYFTCSYTDINNICLNICFYGLFGKKHKSSIIPSYMALYKFTSYLNYFLHHNLNVYNRNLFIWVLIPCVVNTGRNKFYIMNSLKYCILKNTNHYSKIISLCNKILTYKFKNRISIHGIKVKYSGCTHKGGEKKRTFAYSKGDVSICSVKENIEYINSSINTYKGTIGIKCWLVL; encoded by the coding sequence ATGACAAAATCTATTTCTCCTATAATTTTTAGACAAAATTTATTTTTAAATTCTACTATTAATAAAATACATATTAAACTGTATAAAACGTTAAATTATTTAAATTATTTTAAATTTTTTCAACTAATACTTAATACTATTTATATGTATAAAAAAACGTTAAAAAAAATAAGAATAAATAGAAAATTTTTATACTTTACATGTAGTTATACTGACATAAATAATATATGTCTAAATATATGTTTTTATGGCTTATTTGGAAAAAAACATAAAAGCTCCATTATACCCTCTTATATGGCGTTGTATAAGTTTACATCTTATTTAAACTATTTTTTACACCATAATTTAAATGTATATAATAGAAATTTATTTATATGGGTACTTATACCATGTGTGGTAAATACGGGTAGAAACAAATTTTATATAATGAATAGTTTAAAATATTGTATATTAAAAAACACTAATCACTATTCTAAAATAATTTCACTTTGTAATAAAATTTTAACATACAAATTTAAAAATAGGATAAGTATTCACGGAATAAAAGTTAAATACTCTGGGTGCACTCATAAAGGAGGAGAAAAAAAAAGAACATTTGCTTATTCTAAAGGAGATGTATCTATTTGCTCTGTAAAAGAAAATATAGAGTATATAAACAGCTCAATAAACACTTATAAAGGTACTATAGGTATAAAATGCTGGCTAGTTTTGTAG